One window of Amaranthus tricolor cultivar Red isolate AtriRed21 chromosome 13, ASM2621246v1, whole genome shotgun sequence genomic DNA carries:
- the LOC130799031 gene encoding uncharacterized protein LOC130799031 isoform X3 has product MNPVMTLFTQSAELLLKKKMACSISSSAFLISSDLFGARKNKPTSLSWSSSFPQFNLSLNSKTNLSNSTPKQDFVVQAAWTRRSRGEPRKTDRKSWKQQTDMFMRPFLLNVFFSKRFIHAKVMHRGTSKVISVATTNAKDLRTTLTSLIDNNACRVVGKLIAERSKEADVYALAYEPRKDERIEGKLGIVLDTIRENGIIFVD; this is encoded by the exons AAAGAAGAAGATGGCTTGTAGCATATCATCTTCTGCATTTCTTATATCGTCAGACTTGTTTGGAGCTCGAAAGAATAAGCCCACCTCATTATCATGGTCTTCTTCATTTCCTCAATTCAATCTTTCTCTCAATTCCAAAACTAATTTGTCAAATTCTACACCCAAACAG GATTTTGTTGTTCAAGCAGCTTGGACTCGGAGATCTCGAGGAGAACCAAGGAAAACCGATAGGAAATCATGGAAGCAACAGACTGATATGTTCATGAGACCTTTTCTGCTAAATGTATTCTTCTCGAAGCGATTTATTCATGCCAAAGTGATGCACCGTGGAACCAGCAAAGTGATATCTGTTGCAACCACGAATGCTAAGGATTTAAGAACTACCTTGACATCCCTTATTGATAATAATGCATGCAGAGTGGTAGGTAAGCTCATTGCTGAGAGATCAAAAGAAGCAGATGTATATGCCCTGGCCTATGAGCCTCGGAAAGATGAGCGCATTGAGGGAAAGCTTGGCATCGTCCTTGATACCATTAgagaaaatggaataattttTGTAGATTAA
- the LOC130799031 gene encoding uncharacterized protein LOC130799031 isoform X4: MACSISSSAFLISSDLFGARKNKPTSLSWSSSFPQFNLSLNSKTNLSNSTPKQDFVVQAAWTRRSRGEPRKTDRKSWKQQTDMFMRPFLLNVFFSKRFIHAKVMHRGTSKVISVATTNAKDLRTTLTSLIDNNACRVVGKLIAERSKEADVYALAYEPRKDERIEGKLGIVLDTIRENGIIFVD; encoded by the exons ATGGCTTGTAGCATATCATCTTCTGCATTTCTTATATCGTCAGACTTGTTTGGAGCTCGAAAGAATAAGCCCACCTCATTATCATGGTCTTCTTCATTTCCTCAATTCAATCTTTCTCTCAATTCCAAAACTAATTTGTCAAATTCTACACCCAAACAG GATTTTGTTGTTCAAGCAGCTTGGACTCGGAGATCTCGAGGAGAACCAAGGAAAACCGATAGGAAATCATGGAAGCAACAGACTGATATGTTCATGAGACCTTTTCTGCTAAATGTATTCTTCTCGAAGCGATTTATTCATGCCAAAGTGATGCACCGTGGAACCAGCAAAGTGATATCTGTTGCAACCACGAATGCTAAGGATTTAAGAACTACCTTGACATCCCTTATTGATAATAATGCATGCAGAGTGGTAGGTAAGCTCATTGCTGAGAGATCAAAAGAAGCAGATGTATATGCCCTGGCCTATGAGCCTCGGAAAGATGAGCGCATTGAGGGAAAGCTTGGCATCGTCCTTGATACCATTAgagaaaatggaataattttTGTAGATTAA